The genomic window GCAAGTGCAGCCCGAGGAAGCCCACGATGAGTGACGCGCGCCATTACGATGTGGTGATCGCGGGCGGCGGCCTCGTCGGTTCGTCGACGGCGCTCTTTCTCGCGATGCAGGGCAAGCGCGTCGCGCTCATCGAACGGCGTTTCTGCGGCGCGCAGGCGAGCGGCGTGAACTACGGCGGCGTGCGCACGCAGGGACGCACCGAAGAGCAACTGCCGCTCGCGGTGCGCGCACGGCGCGTCTTTGGCCGTCTGCCGGAGCTGATCGGCAGCGACGGCGAGTTCGTCGTGTCCGGACATCTGCGGCTTGCGCGCCGCGAAGCCGATCTCGACGTGCTCGACCAATGGTCCGCGATGGCGCGCACATACGGCGTCGATTCGCAGGTCATGAGCGGCGCGGCGTTTCGCAAACGCTATCCGTGGCTTGGGCCTGCTGCGATCGGCGGTTCGCTGTGTGCGAGCGACGGACACGCGAATCCGCGCCTCGTCTCGCCGGGGTTTGCGCTGGCGGCGCGACGCGCGGGCGCCGACGTGCGCGAACAGACCGAGCTTGCCGATATCGTCTTCGACGGCACACGCTTTCAGATGCGCGCCGGCGGCGAACGCATCAGCTCCGACTGGCTCGTCAACAGCGCGGGCGCGTGGGCGAACCGGATCGCGGGCAGCTTCGGCGAACAAGCGCCGATGAAGCCCATCTATCCGAACATGTGGGTAACCGAGCCGCTGCCGCTTTTCATCGGCCATAGTCTGGGCGTGGTGGGCGGCGGCATCTATGCGCGTCAGGTCGAGCGCGGCAATTGCGTGATCGGCGGCGGACGCGGTCATGGCGACGGCGAGTACGCGCAGCCTTCCACGGCCACGACGCGCGCCGTGATGCGCGACGCCTGCGCGCTCTTGCCCGCCCTGCGCGATGCGCTGCTGATCCGCACGTGGAGCGGCGTGGAAGGCGAGACGCCCGACAGCAATCCCGTTATCGGGCCGAGCCGCACGACGCCGCGTCTTCTGCATGCATTCGGTTTTTCGGGCGGCGGTTTCCTGCTCGCGCCCGGCGTCGGCGAAGTGCTTGCCGAACTCATCACGCAGGGTGAAACCAGCACGCCGATCGACGCGTTTTCGATCGGGCGCTTCAGCTTGATGCCTGTTTCCGCCACTCATTAGCCCATCACCTGACAACTACTCGCCAGAACAAGGACAACCCACGATGAAACTGTCACGCACCCTCACCGCGCTCGTCGCGTTCGGCATCACGTCGGCCGCCTGGTCGCAGAGCAAGACGATCTACATCGGCATGAACGGCGGGCCGATGGAAAAGGCCTACACGAGCCAGGTCCTGCCCGACTTCGAGAAGGCCAACAACGTGAAGGTCGTCGTGGTGCCGGGCACGTCGTCGGATGTGCTCGCCAAGCTGCTCGCGAACCGCAACAGTCCGCAGATTCACGTCGCGTTCCTCGATGACGGCGTGATGGCCCGCGCCGTCAGCATGGG from Caballeronia insecticola includes these protein-coding regions:
- a CDS encoding NAD(P)/FAD-dependent oxidoreductase, with the translated sequence MSDARHYDVVIAGGGLVGSSTALFLAMQGKRVALIERRFCGAQASGVNYGGVRTQGRTEEQLPLAVRARRVFGRLPELIGSDGEFVVSGHLRLARREADLDVLDQWSAMARTYGVDSQVMSGAAFRKRYPWLGPAAIGGSLCASDGHANPRLVSPGFALAARRAGADVREQTELADIVFDGTRFQMRAGGERISSDWLVNSAGAWANRIAGSFGEQAPMKPIYPNMWVTEPLPLFIGHSLGVVGGGIYARQVERGNCVIGGGRGHGDGEYAQPSTATTRAVMRDACALLPALRDALLIRTWSGVEGETPDSNPVIGPSRTTPRLLHAFGFSGGGFLLAPGVGEVLAELITQGETSTPIDAFSIGRFSLMPVSATH